AACTACCTCTTACCTCATCTTCTTAAACCCTAAAAACCAAAACTATCATAAACAGCTACTCTGTTTTCGCCcctttttttttctctctctaaaaagcgtgttttaaaaaagttgtaaaaatgggAGGTAGTGATAGCGAAGGAGAACGATCAGCGCATaaggaaaaagagaagaaaaaGCTGTTAGCATTATCCCCGATCGCTAAACCTCTCGCCGGTAAAAAGCTTTCGAAACGCACACTCAAACTCGTTCGCAAAGGTGATTGTTCTTTTTGAaatcgacctttttttttttttgttatttaactTATTTATTGATTTCGAGTACAAATTTTGTTATAATTGTATGTTCAATGTTCAATTGAATGCAGCTGCTGAACACAAGTGTTTGAAAAGAGGGGTTAAGGAGGTTGTCAAAAGTATCAGACGCGGTAATAAAGGGTCAGTTTATTTATAGCGATATGCCTATATACTTGTATttgaatttattatttatttatttatttattattatggtgaCTGCTCTATGTTGAGGACTGTTATATGGTAGAACTATTATGCTTATATATAGTGTTTAGTGGGTGATTAGTGCTCATTTTTACTTTTTAGTGGGTGCTTATGGTAGAACAGCAGTGGTTGTTTATTGCTGTATTATTAGGGTGCCTGCGCTATGTTGAGGACTGTTATTAAGTTAAATGAGCTAAAAAAATGAATTTAACTGCTTTCTCAAATTTCAGTAACAATTAGCTCTTGTTGATGAACTCGCAATCCTAAAACATGATCTTGTTGATTTTTCATGTTTTGATAAACTGATAAGCGCTAGTGATTGAAAACAAGAGCATGAGATAGTTTATGTTTGGTGGTGGTTAAatgcatcatttttttttttttttggatttttccAACAGCGACCCAAAAGGTTGTCGTTAAGGTGCATAAAACTCATGTATTGTACGTAGtggttatatatatctaatttaaaGTGACGGTTATAAAGTTGTTCAAGAGTTTTATGCACCTTAACGACCGATTTAGGGCCGTCATTAGATAAATCTTTTTTATCATTATTCATTTGTTTGGGTGAATGCAGGGTGTGTGTAATTGCTGGGAACATTACCCCAATTGATGTGATAACGCATGTTCCGATATTGTGCGAGGAGGCTGAGATACCATATGTTTATGTTACATCAAAAGAGGTAAGTTCGATTTATTATTTGTGTTCGGTGTCCAATTCTTATTCCATTGTCCAATGTGCTTTCATGTCGGTTTTGGACTTTTAGTATCAGATTTGTTTGGTCAATTAGTGATCTATACTACTTTAGGAAGTGTTTTAAATTCTTAAAAGGTATTTGATTTATAACACTTGAATAAACAATTCAATCCGAGTTTTTGATAAACATTTGTCTGTTGCAGGATCTTGCGAATGCAGGTGCCACTAAGAGACCAACATGTTGTGTTTTGGTTCTAACCAAACCAACAAAAGGTGAGCTTGCGGCAGAAGAACAACAAAAGTTGAAAGCAGAATACGATCAAGTTGCTTCAGAAGTGTCTGAACTTGCTGCTACTTTGTTTTGAAACTGTTTGGTGTTGGACATGTTTGTAGCTTTTATTTCGTCTAAAGCGACACATTTTAAATTAACGCATAATCTTTGGTCTTAATTAATTTTGCAGTCTAAATGCCTTAAACATGAAAGAGAATTTTGCAGAGCTCGTAACTTATCTTGGTATCTCGAAGCTTACCTTTCTATATCACGAAACTTACCTTTGTATTAGGAAGCTTATATAAAAACATAAGTTACAAATAATGAATTTGACACTTGTAATATCAATGAATTTGTGAACATAATCTGTAACACAATATAGGTCACCTATCCTAGTACTATATAACTTATGCAAATCAATGTATGCTTACTGCATAGTTCTGACGGGATCCGCTGTGTTTGTAGCCTCAAAACGCGTTGTGCCTGGTAAGGATGAGAGTTACCTTTAAAGGACTCAAACTTACTTATGCAAATCAATGTGGGATGGGGTATTACATAATCTGTGGTAACCGAGGTTGTCAAAGTCGCGAGTCggagacgcatcggtcgagacctaaaaaggacgcgtcggccaaGTAGGGGACGCattggtcgttgaccaacgttgactttattgataatttcttaaatatatatttatatgtgtagaaaatagttgattatgtactATAAATttgttaaataagaacttgaacttaaatacaatcaaacttcaaacttaattaatgttaccgagtatataatcagtaaggacacagagaaaagagcgacctaaaaaatgaaaacaaatcctaattttaaaacatatcacatcttgacgaaaatttgaatgattttgaccgtttttgaccaactttgaccgtctttgaccgtgttggttgaatgtgggttaatacactaaacgataaacttaagtatgattaaccaaagtgtaattaaccaaagaatatgttttgatgatgacacatacatatgcataagtgatgactgacatcttaacataaaacacgcaaggtcaataatccatactttatcttgcaaacgaccaagtcaaacataggattAAGAATGAAACTAAAAGTTCAGGTAagcacacggtcgaggtacggtcgaccgtatagtcaaccgtgaaaccccaaactgaattgcaacgcagttttgtgaaaacaagttgcatggtcaccaccacggtcaaccgcagttcggccgcagtttcttctgtcaccgtttttgaccaaataaagtttgactagttcccgacatctataattcgtgaaacctttctcaacatgcttagaatagatgccttctccatacccaattgagttttggtcataaaaacactaattgtgattaattacgcctaatgacatcttaatgacaaattaatcaagattaggcataacacataagtattAATCAACAACttttgatcttaattcttatctagacatccttagcatgatcatcaagtaccaacacacttaagccaatatcgctagaacaataattgctattagaaatgacttggtgattaattaaggctaaatgaagaacaatgctctcaaggttaaactagaaatgacttgtaatcctaaaacacacttagatacgtttaggatggtcaccaagtcccaactagagattgttcttcccttgtgcatgtgttggacattaatgtgtgcttacacattaatcatgtaatgtgcacattaaacttattaagtgcttgaattataagttgtgcaagtatctatatgattgatcctagaataactatctcttgctatgtgagtattacttgctacttgctaataatgcttaatactcataaacttgtcaacttgattaatatgtttgccatgtgctcattagttaggattcaagtaactaacctactccaatagattaagtgtaaaatggttcacaatgaaactatagtcaattgtctatttggtctagtctaagtaactaagtgtgattgcttgatcaagaataacttaaccttaatgtctctacatacttcataatTATCTTATAGAGatattattcaattaatccctaactaaactcaaatgaaacatgacttgtgattaattggaactaggaagttaatgatatagtgactagcctttagaattgaaccaagagcattaatgtgactaactaagtcttgaccaaactgaaatttccctaaatatcaatcaagacacttctccaagaatgttgggtttgtcacttttggaatgattagtcactttcatgcaataagaccaaatctcacacacttaatgcatatagtacttgtataggatgtttggtttcttttgcaggtgctagaaggagtaaaggtgccaaaatgtggtgttcaaatctgagtcaaacgactatacaacggataccaattttggactggagcacgcacggtcgaccgtgcaagcaactgtgtgtcaacggctattttttgaatcccactataaaagacaAACATTTAagtgcatttgaagctgaccctcttgcacatttcaaaggcttatctccagtgatcacaagtgcatcaactactactcaaatgtgatcaagcaagagaagattctatgatcttatagatatagaattaggttgttgtaaacttaccaatcaaaatcatttatcttgtgagtttacttaatgtaatgtgtgtCATAGTATtgagttaggatcatcattgcagagtgtataagtcttgtaacttcaattagtgaaagcataggctagcttagtgatctacttccttaaagggacttaggaagttgattaatcttatttggagattaatacttatccaaggtgaagacaagttgatctaggttggagttgatctttcaaagggatagaaagattaggtttgttgtctactaaagaagattgaagacttgtaaatcggatctccaccgggtttggagaaaagtgcttagtgaagcaacaaatcccaatTAGTGTAATCGggtagtggattaaggtggattagttaacatccacccgaaccactataaatccttgtgtctatgttctttacattacttcatttatcattttgaacatatacactacacacatcaagtttgagttgagttggttgatcaaagtaaaatcgaatttggtgatcaatcgaaaaattgttaaaaacgtattaagtaactattcacccccctctagttacttacagaccgaacttttagctttgaccgtcttttgagtcgttttcagaaaaaagggGACGGAGAACCAAAAAAAAATGACGCATCAGCCGACGCGTCGgctaagtcggccgacttttacaacactggtggTAACCATGGCTGAACTAGAAGGTTTTTTTTTGGC
This genomic window from Rutidosis leptorrhynchoides isolate AG116_Rl617_1_P2 chromosome 2, CSIRO_AGI_Rlap_v1, whole genome shotgun sequence contains:
- the LOC139892360 gene encoding H/ACA ribonucleoprotein complex subunit 2-like protein; its protein translation is MGGSDSEGERSAHKEKEKKKLLALSPIAKPLAGKKLSKRTLKLVRKAAEHKCLKRGVKEVVKSIRRGNKGVCVIAGNITPIDVITHVPILCEEAEIPYVYVTSKEDLANAGATKRPTCCVLVLTKPTKGELAAEEQQKLKAEYDQVASEVSELAATLF